TAGCCAGTGTCAAAAATTACACGTGGAGGTTATGAGGGCCATCGCCTTGGGAATGGACCTACAAGAAGATTTCTTTGATCGGTTTGTGCATGTTGGGGATAATACGCTGCGGCTGTTGCATTATCCCTCTGTAAAGGCAGATGTGTTTAGGGTCAATCCTGGGCAGGTGAGGGCCGGTGAGCACAGTGTAAGGCTCAAGGCCCATCCAACTTTTGTCCTTGCAAATTTACCGTTATTAAATTGTATTAGGGGAGAACTCACTGACCAAAACATAGGACTACGGCTCCATCACCCTGCTCTTCCAAGATAGCCGCGGCGGCCTACAGGTCAAAAGCCCAACCGGCTACTTTGTCGACGCCACTCCCATCCCAGGAACCATTGTTGTCAATGCAGGAGATCTACTAGCTCGCTGGAGCAATGACACTATCAAGAGTACTATCCACCGAGTTGTCGAGCCACCCCGGAAGGAAGACAGTTCCTACCCTCCCCGATATAGTATCGCGTACGTATTGATACCTCATACATAACGTGACGAGGGCCAGTCTCGAAAACTTCAGCACAGAAACTAACTTTGATTCGAAATAGGTACTTTTGCAACCCTAATACGGAAAGCTTTATTCAGACCTTGCCAGGGACGTATGCTACGGAGAAGGATAAGAAATATAAGGGTGTGAATAGTGGCGATTATTTGGTGCAGAGACTGACAGCCACGTACTGATAATATAACTCTGGGTAGTGAATTTCTGGGAATACACACAACTTTCAAAATTTGCAAAGATGATTTCGCCATGATGCCCAAGGTTTGCTTCGCCTACAGCGGTTACGGTGCAACCAATAGCAGCAGAGCCAAGCCACACCTGCAGCCTTCAGCAATAATACATGAAGAGGGGTGAGCATGTTCCCATGGTGACAAAACGAAGACTCATTCTCATCCTTGGTAATTGTCATGAATTTATCCCCTTCATAGTAGCGACCGGTGATATCTGGTGGTGTTCACCATGGGCTCATCGCAAGGCGCGAACAGCCTGGTAGGTTGCCCTAGCCGACACATTGACGACTTCTTTACCCGAAATGCCTTGGACTACCAAACCCGCAATCAATGTCTACGATTCGCGCAGCTCATATTCCCCGGGGAACTCGTTGGTGAGGCTGACACCCAGGGCGAGTGCTCTTACACTGTGGCCGTCTCGACAACTCACCTACTTCAATTCCGGCCGGGACGATTCAGCCTAGACATGGAAATATACAAAGACGCACGACATATATTCAAACACCTCGTTTCCGAAACGACGTATTTGGGCCCTTTCAGCGGCATCCCAGCACCCAGAATTCCGCACATCAATCCACCATTGCTACACGTCTATCTCATGAACAAGGTGCCCGGCGTCAGACTCTCCGGAATTCCACAAATACACGGCAACCCCCACAGGGAGTTCCGCCACAACCTCGTCCGAGACATGGCTGCCATCTTTGCAAAATCATATCACCACGGTGTGCcctctcgtcgtcgtcacaCCCTCCCGGCAGGCAAAGGCATCCAGGGACGAATCGGGTCCTCTCTCCGATGGCGGGCAAACCTACTCACAAGTATAGCAGACGCAAAACTATCCCAGGAAGCACAAGCGACGAAATACCACCTCGGTCATATTGAGCGATTACCGTGGTGCTTAACACACGGGGACCTCATACCAAGTAACATCATGGTTGATCCGCAGACGGGCCACATCACAGGTTTACTAGACTGGGCCGAGGGCGAATGGCTGCCGTTGGGCGTAGGCATGTACGCCATAGACGAGTGTTTAGGGCAAGACGACGCAGAGAAGGGGTTTGTGTATTTTGACGATCACGCGGAGCTGAGGGCGTTGTTCTGGAGGACATTCCTGGGCCTCTGTGAAGGACACACGCCGGCACGGAATGACGTTCTCAAACTGAGCGAGGTGGAAATGGCGAGGAGATTGGGACTGCTGCTCTGGCACGGCATAGCGTTCGACGACGGGAGGCTGGATAGGTTGGTTGAGGCGGGGAGGGACGACGGCGAGTTGAACAAATTGAGGGTGTTGCTGGATGCGCCAAGCCTGTTGGAGAGCATCTCCACGCCGTGAAAGGCAGGAGCTGTCAGCAGGAAGACCCCCGGACCCCACCTGCCTCGGCCCGCCAACCCGTCGTCGCGTGCCCCAACATTTTGCTCCCAACTCCAACACCAAAAATctcccatcaccaccacaaACACCACGCCAGCCAAGCCCCAATTGTAccacgccgccatggccgacaaGCCCAAACCCGCTGCAAAGCAGGCGTCGCCCCTCAAAGATGCATACCTCATCCTCTACAACTTCGCATCCGCAGTCGCCTGGAGCGTGGTGCTCGGCCGCACCCTGGCCGTGCTGTACCTGCGCGGCCCGGCAGCTGTCTACGCCGTCGTGGGCGAGTGGACGAAATGGACGCAGACCGCAGCCGTCATGGAGATTCTGCACTCCCTGCTAGGTAAATTACCCCTGACTTCTGGATAattcccccctccccaaaaaaaagaagcagaccaACTCACAACCCATATAACCCGCAGGCGTCGTCCGAGCCCCCGTGTCCACAACCGTAATGCAAGTCTTCTCGCGTCTCCTGCTCGTCTGGCCCGTCGTAAACACGTGGCCATTCCTCGCCCTCTCGCCCTTCTACTCCTCCATGCTGGTCGCCTGGTCCGTCACCGAGGTCGTCCGCTACAGCTACTTTGCGCTGTCGCTCGCCGGCGCGCTGCCCTCGTTCCTGACCTGGTTGCGGTACAGCATGTTTTACATTCTGTACCCCATGGGCATCACGAGCGAGTGTATGCTAGTTTATGCGGCCACCGGCCCCGCGGCGGAGAGGAGTAGCTTTGCGCCGTGGGCTCTCTATGCCATTTTGGCTATTTACGTTCCTGgtacgttttttttttcactgAGGTGACTGTGCTAGGAGGCGGTTTTTAATTCTTCTTCGTTTGGGGCTAACGAGTTAGCAGGGTCTTATGTTCTGTTCACGCATATGATGAAGCAGAGGAGCAAGGTTCTGCGTTCGTCCAAGACCAAAAAGGGTGACAAGGCGCAGTAAACCTGACGGGtagtttttttcttttctaaAGAATGACTGAGGACGCGAGCGGTTTAATTCTTGCGTGGATAGTGTACGGTATGGATATGAGAAAAAAGCAGGCATTCTGGTAGAAATGGAAGGGGCCGAATCTGGGGTGTGCCAACGGACAAACGTGGAcaggcatgtatgtacattgtaATTATAATTGTGATTATCATAGCTATGAGCTTGGTGCGATTTTCTCCGtattctctttttcttcttctttttctacTCCTTTCCCCTTCTCGTCCACCTCTACACTTTCCACCTTCTCTGCTGTTGTTGTCTCTGTCGACTTATCATACCAATCGTTCCGTGACCACTGAGCAATCAAGCCAGCCGCGTCATGGGATAACTTTTCATACCCAGGGTTCTCCTTTGGTTCAAACATGGCTATACAAGTCCCATTAGCAAGATCTTACCATGATAACAAACCGCCCCCTCAAGGTAGAAACTTACTCATATGTGCCACCGTCTCATCTCCCGCTTTATCGTTGACTGCCTCCATCCAGTCTCCCGCATTCATCGTCTTGGGCAAGTTGCAAAACGTCCTGTCCTTGCCCAGGACGGTCCCAGCCATGCTGATCTTCTTGGAAGACGCCCCCTTGCCCAACCTCGTGTACAGGTTGGCATATCCCACGCCCAACTCCTCGTGAAGCCGCACCACGAAGGCCACGcgcttcttcagctcctcggccctcGCGAGACAGCCCACAAACTCGAGGTGAGACGACGCCCACGTCCAGCTCTCGGCGATCTGGTCCCTGTTCATCCAGGCCGCAGctccgccggcggccacggcgcccgccgcgcccgcgTACATGGCCACCTTGCCCCATTTCTGCCACgcgctcggcggcgcggccggTGCCTTGGCGGTGGTGTTTCCCGCGCCCCAGAGCGCCGTCCGCAGGCCGCCCATCTGGGAGattgtcgacgccgccgtcccgTAGTGGCTCTCGGCGCCGTGGGCGACCACGCCCGGCGATATCCCGAGGTACGGCGTGTCAAAGGCCAGCACGCCCTGGACGTAGGGGAACATGAGGGCGTTGAAGGCGGGCCGcccttcgtcgtcgtcggacTTGCGGATCCCGTCCTCCGAGTAGATGGGCTTTTCCGACGCCAGCGCGATGAGGAGCTCGGCGGCGACTATACCGCCCATGGAGtggccgacgaggatggTCCGGACCGAAGGGTCGACTGTGGGCGACGCCGTGCCCGACGCTACCTCCATGTCTATGACCTTGTCCTCCAGCCTGTGCGGTTTGACGAATTCTCAGTCAGCCCCGTGCTAGCCAGGCGTCTCACTCGCCTACATGGATGGTCTGTAATCTGTATGTCCCGCCAGGAATCATACAGCGATGCAAAGGGGCAACGAACCAGTCGCGGAATCGGCTCACGCACTCCCCCAGATCCCCTCTCGTCTCATACTTGGGGTACACCAACACCCGCACGTCGACCTTGGGCAGCTTCTGCGCAACAATGTCGCGTAGGTGCTTGGTGAACTCGTAGTCGTCTCCAAAGGTTGATTCGCCGCCCTGCGAGACCGCGCGTCAAGACCCTGTTACATGCATGTGTCGCCACTACGGCGGGCTCACGTACCTTGAAGCCGTGGATaaagcacag
The DNA window shown above is from Metarhizium brunneum chromosome 1, complete sequence and carries:
- the gloF_0 gene encoding 2-oxoglutarate-dependent dioxygenase gloF; translated protein: MATDAAVAKEGLVIPLIDFSKFLTGTPDEQKTAAEAILHGFQTAGFIYLKNHPIPVDVLSRTFARSADFFALDTDAKMKLGWTTPEANRGYSSPGREKVTQLEDIAEVEKVRSAAPDLKESLEIGRDTDPKHPNQWPAEDGKLKGFRTDMNDFFSQCQKLHVEVMRAIALGMDLQEDFFDRFVHVGDNTLRLLHYPSVKADVFRVNPGQVRAGEHSDYGSITLLFQDSRGGLQVKSPTGYFVDATPIPGTIVVNAGDLLARWSNDTIKSTIHRVVEPPRKEDSSYPPRYSIAYFCNPNTESFIQTLPGTYATEKDKKYKGVNSGDYLVQRLTATY